One Halorientalis litorea DNA segment encodes these proteins:
- the serA gene encoding phosphoglycerate dehydrogenase produces MKILVTDPVADAGIQRLRAAGHDVETAYDVEGEELLDAVADANAMVVRSGTEVTEAVFEAANDLVIVGRAGIGVDNIDIDAATDHGVIVANAPQGNVRAAAEHTVAMTFATARSIPQAHERLRDGEWAKGEFLGTEVNGKTLGIVGLGRVGQEVAKRLGNLGMNLVAFDPYISEERADQLGADLADDLADCLDRADFITVHTPLTPETENMLGAEELAQLEGGYVINCARGGIIDEPALAEAVESGTLAGAAIDVFAEEPVSPDSPLLDVDDIIVTPHLGASTEAAQENVATSIADQILSAFRGEPVMNALNAPSMDESAFPRVRPYIELADTAGKIAVQLFDDRVEEIEVSYAGDIAEEDLDLVTASALKGVFEPLEWQVNAVNAPSIAEERGIDVTESKSRSSEDFQSLVTVTVRNDDDEVSVCGTQFAGGDPRIVRIDGYRVDAIPHGHMLVAHNEDVPGVIGFIGSTLGDADVNIAAMFNARETIGGEALSVYNLDDQPSADLLQALTDDERIIDVSHISLNGAAEDDEATESAD; encoded by the coding sequence ATGAAGATACTCGTCACGGACCCCGTCGCGGACGCTGGTATCCAGCGACTGCGTGCGGCGGGCCACGACGTGGAGACGGCCTACGACGTGGAGGGCGAGGAACTGCTCGACGCGGTGGCGGACGCCAACGCGATGGTCGTCCGCTCGGGCACCGAAGTGACCGAAGCGGTGTTCGAGGCCGCGAACGACCTCGTCATCGTCGGCCGTGCCGGTATCGGCGTCGACAACATCGACATCGACGCCGCGACGGACCACGGCGTCATCGTCGCCAACGCGCCGCAGGGCAACGTCCGCGCGGCGGCCGAACACACCGTCGCGATGACCTTCGCAACCGCTCGCTCCATCCCACAGGCCCACGAACGCCTCCGGGACGGCGAGTGGGCGAAAGGCGAGTTCCTCGGTACGGAAGTCAACGGCAAGACCCTCGGCATCGTCGGCTTGGGTCGCGTCGGGCAGGAAGTCGCCAAGCGACTGGGGAACCTCGGGATGAACCTCGTGGCCTTCGACCCGTACATCAGCGAGGAGCGGGCCGACCAGTTGGGTGCCGACCTCGCCGACGACTTGGCGGACTGTCTCGACCGGGCCGACTTCATCACGGTCCACACGCCCCTGACGCCCGAGACGGAGAACATGCTCGGTGCCGAGGAACTCGCACAACTGGAGGGCGGTTACGTCATCAACTGTGCCCGCGGTGGCATCATCGACGAACCCGCGCTGGCCGAGGCCGTCGAGAGCGGCACCCTCGCCGGTGCGGCCATCGACGTGTTCGCCGAAGAACCCGTCTCGCCCGACAGCCCACTGCTCGACGTCGACGACATCATCGTGACGCCCCACCTCGGCGCGAGTACGGAGGCCGCACAGGAGAACGTCGCCACCTCCATCGCCGACCAGATTCTCTCCGCCTTCCGCGGCGAACCGGTGATGAACGCGCTGAACGCGCCGTCGATGGACGAGTCGGCGTTCCCGCGCGTCCGACCGTACATCGAACTCGCGGACACGGCCGGCAAAATCGCGGTCCAACTGTTCGACGACCGCGTCGAGGAAATCGAGGTGTCCTACGCGGGCGACATCGCCGAGGAGGACCTCGACTTGGTGACCGCGAGCGCGCTCAAGGGCGTCTTCGAGCCGCTGGAGTGGCAGGTCAACGCGGTCAACGCCCCCAGCATCGCCGAGGAGCGCGGTATCGACGTGACCGAATCGAAGAGCCGGTCCTCCGAGGACTTCCAGAGCCTCGTCACCGTCACCGTCCGAAACGACGACGACGAGGTGTCGGTCTGTGGGACCCAGTTCGCCGGCGGCGACCCGCGCATCGTCCGCATCGACGGCTACCGCGTCGACGCCATCCCCCACGGCCACATGCTCGTCGCGCACAACGAAGACGTACCCGGCGTCATCGGCTTCATCGGCTCCACGCTCGGTGACGCCGACGTGAACATCGCGGCGATGTTCAACGCCCGCGAAACCATCGGCGGCGAGGCACTGTCCGTGTACAACCTCGACGACCAGCCGTCGGCCGACCTCTTGCAGGCCCTCACCGACGACGAGCGCATCATCGACGTGAGCCACATCTCTCTCAACGGGGCTGCCGAGGACGACGAGGCCACGGAGTCGGCCGACTGA
- a CDS encoding helix-turn-helix domain-containing protein, with amino-acid sequence MAEVDPKPNRFRDLMLDDEPGFEEVLACVFGIQDHEVRTYLTLLDHPERTVQELADTLDRDRSNVNRSLSTLREKGLAARERRLLDGGGHVYQYTATPMPAARKLMHETLDEWADYVHERIDEFGADD; translated from the coding sequence ATGGCAGAGGTCGACCCCAAGCCCAACCGGTTCCGGGACCTGATGCTCGACGACGAACCAGGGTTCGAGGAGGTGCTGGCCTGCGTGTTCGGGATACAGGACCACGAAGTGCGGACGTACCTGACGCTGCTCGACCACCCCGAGCGGACGGTCCAAGAACTGGCGGACACGCTCGACCGCGACCGGAGCAACGTCAACCGCTCGCTCTCGACGCTCCGGGAGAAGGGACTGGCCGCCCGCGAGCGTCGCCTGCTCGACGGCGGCGGCCACGTCTACCAGTACACCGCCACGCCGATGCCGGCGGCCCGCAAGTTGATGCACGAGACGTTGGACGAGTGGGCCGACTACGTGCACGAGCGCATCGACGAGTTCGGTGCGGACGACTGA
- the thrC gene encoding threonine synthase — MADLALELSGAESGPDDATDGVWLTCIECGETFAPFADVRYTCDDCDSLLEVRYADHPTFEDFEGRGVWRYSDALPFEEGVTLPEGDTPLHYVPRLEDEVGVRNLRIKHEGMNPTGSFKDRGMTVGVRVAQAVGVDRLACASTGNTSAALAAYGARAGLETLVLLPSGKVAAGKVAQASLHGARILEVDGNFDACLDIVQDLANRGEAYLLNSLNPFRLEGQKTIGFEILERFYADEGRYPDRIVLPVGNAGNTAALYKAFRELVRSGALAPGDVPKLTGVQAEGAAPMVEAIAEDRETTRRWEDVETIATAIRIGNPVNAPKALPGIRETGGTAVAVSDEEITSAQRALASEGVGVEPASAASVAGLRKLREAGDIGAGEDVVCLTTGHLLKDPDAAAEAGADPEPVPNDTDDVLRHLAGERVSGETGLLGRLRSLVR, encoded by the coding sequence ATGGCAGACCTCGCTCTGGAACTCTCGGGTGCCGAGTCGGGCCCCGACGACGCGACTGATGGCGTCTGGCTGACCTGCATCGAGTGCGGGGAGACGTTCGCACCCTTCGCGGACGTGCGCTACACCTGCGACGACTGTGACAGCCTGCTCGAAGTCCGGTACGCCGACCATCCGACGTTCGAGGACTTTGAAGGACGCGGTGTCTGGCGATACAGCGACGCACTCCCGTTCGAGGAGGGCGTCACGCTCCCCGAGGGCGACACGCCGTTGCACTACGTCCCGCGGCTGGAAGACGAAGTCGGGGTGCGGAACCTCCGCATCAAACACGAGGGGATGAACCCGACCGGGTCGTTCAAGGACCGCGGGATGACCGTCGGCGTCCGCGTCGCACAGGCTGTCGGCGTGGACCGTCTCGCCTGCGCGTCGACGGGCAACACGTCGGCGGCACTGGCGGCCTACGGGGCGCGCGCCGGACTGGAGACGCTCGTCCTCCTCCCTTCGGGGAAAGTCGCGGCGGGCAAGGTCGCTCAGGCCAGCCTCCACGGGGCGCGCATCCTCGAAGTCGACGGCAACTTCGACGCCTGTCTCGACATCGTGCAGGACTTGGCGAACCGAGGCGAGGCGTACCTCCTGAACTCGCTCAACCCCTTCCGACTGGAGGGGCAGAAGACCATCGGCTTCGAGATACTCGAACGGTTCTACGCGGACGAGGGACGGTACCCCGACCGCATCGTCCTCCCGGTTGGCAACGCGGGCAACACCGCCGCCCTCTACAAGGCGTTCCGCGAACTCGTCCGGAGCGGCGCGCTCGCGCCGGGCGACGTGCCGAAACTGACCGGCGTGCAGGCCGAGGGTGCCGCACCGATGGTCGAGGCCATCGCGGAGGACCGCGAGACCACCCGCCGCTGGGAAGACGTCGAGACCATCGCCACCGCCATCCGCATCGGCAACCCGGTCAACGCGCCGAAGGCACTCCCCGGCATCCGGGAGACGGGCGGCACTGCAGTCGCCGTCTCCGACGAGGAGATTACCTCGGCACAGCGCGCGCTGGCGAGCGAGGGCGTCGGCGTCGAACCGGCGTCGGCGGCGTCCGTCGCCGGCCTGCGGAAACTCCGGGAGGCGGGCGACATCGGCGCGGGCGAGGACGTGGTCTGTCTCACGACCGGCCACTTGCTCAAAGACCCCGACGCCGCCGCCGAGGCCGGGGCCGACCCCGAACCCGTCCCGAACGACACCGACGACGTGCTCCGCCACCTCGCTGGCGAGCGCGTGAGCGGCGAGACGGGACTGCTCGGCCGCCTGCGGAGCCTCGTTCGGTAG
- a CDS encoding SCP2 sterol-binding domain-containing protein, producing the protein MTLFPTSQWLDEYQTVLNESRALDDIGADWGVGFNGDVLMKITEVPLAETRLGDLPEVVMADLPADVRADLQDITLDDAPSVIDGEVRESTPEIASDLLDQIEDHIHDNTIYAFVSLEAGNCPEVDLLDDPDEREVGTTMRAPCSVWQQIIDGRPATSAVLTGDLKISPDGRLDLQYPTLLQLLGDLAADVETTFLFAESEASIPDRVVDETIRQPLAVQQFAYRQASWTSKMLGF; encoded by the coding sequence ATGACTCTGTTTCCCACATCACAGTGGCTCGACGAGTACCAGACCGTACTCAACGAGAGCCGCGCACTTGACGATATCGGGGCCGACTGGGGGGTCGGATTCAACGGTGACGTGCTGATGAAGATTACCGAGGTGCCGCTGGCGGAGACGCGACTCGGCGACCTCCCGGAGGTCGTCATGGCCGACCTGCCGGCCGACGTGCGCGCGGACCTGCAGGACATTACGCTCGACGACGCACCCTCCGTCATCGACGGTGAGGTCCGGGAGTCGACGCCCGAAATCGCGAGCGACCTACTCGATCAGATCGAGGACCACATCCACGACAACACGATTTACGCGTTCGTGTCCCTCGAAGCCGGTAACTGCCCCGAAGTGGACCTCCTCGACGACCCGGACGAGCGCGAGGTGGGGACGACCATGCGTGCACCCTGCTCGGTCTGGCAACAGATAATCGACGGCCGACCGGCGACCTCGGCCGTCCTGACCGGCGACCTGAAGATAAGTCCCGACGGCCGGTTGGACCTCCAGTACCCGACGCTGCTTCAACTGCTCGGTGACCTCGCGGCCGACGTAGAGACGACGTTCCTCTTCGCCGAATCGGAGGCCTCGATTCCGGACCGCGTCGTCGACGAAACTATCAGACAGCCGCTCGCTGTCCAGCAGTTCGCGTACCGGC
- a CDS encoding nuclear transport factor 2 family protein — MDETARNEAIDAYFQALDTGELERVRPYLADSFVYESLAGDLHGFEGLREYMEEHRSFSGTTHETTTRVHGETVTMAEGVVSGGGGESDFCDVFEFDGDGNVTRIAVYLNDA, encoded by the coding sequence ATGGACGAGACAGCACGGAACGAGGCCATCGACGCGTACTTCCAAGCACTCGACACGGGCGAGTTAGAGCGGGTGCGGCCCTACCTCGCCGACTCGTTCGTCTACGAGTCACTCGCCGGTGACCTCCACGGCTTCGAGGGCCTGCGGGAGTACATGGAGGAACACCGTTCGTTCTCGGGAACGACCCACGAGACGACGACGCGCGTCCACGGCGAGACGGTGACGATGGCCGAGGGCGTCGTCAGCGGCGGCGGCGGTGAGTCGGACTTCTGCGACGTGTTCGAATTCGACGGCGACGGGAACGTCACGCGCATCGCCGTCTACCTCAACGACGCGTAA
- the serB gene encoding phosphoserine phosphatase SerB produces MTLVAFDFDGTLSDSEMTVLLGEQCGVADEMERITERAMNDEIGYAESLRERCALLEGLSQQKAEAAFDEVVLRTDAPLVIDALNEAGHHTAILTGGFERGVERALEKAGVAVDSIVANRLPVADDVLTGEVEGPLIEGTKDDALADLAETVGVEMDDTVAVGDGANDLPMLEVAGLSVGFDPKPAVGPSCDVSVLSMSELHGVLEAESVL; encoded by the coding sequence ATGACACTCGTGGCCTTCGACTTCGACGGGACGCTCTCGGACTCGGAGATGACCGTCCTGCTCGGCGAGCAGTGCGGCGTCGCCGACGAGATGGAACGCATCACCGAGCGTGCGATGAACGACGAAATCGGCTACGCGGAGAGCCTGCGCGAGCGGTGCGCGCTGTTGGAGGGCCTATCACAGCAGAAGGCCGAAGCGGCCTTCGACGAGGTGGTTCTCCGAACGGACGCCCCGCTGGTCATCGACGCCCTCAACGAGGCGGGCCACCACACGGCAATCCTCACAGGCGGTTTCGAGCGCGGCGTCGAGCGCGCACTGGAGAAGGCCGGTGTTGCCGTCGACTCCATCGTCGCCAACCGCCTCCCCGTCGCGGACGACGTACTGACCGGCGAGGTGGAGGGGCCGCTCATCGAGGGGACGAAAGACGACGCGCTCGCTGACCTCGCCGAGACGGTGGGCGTCGAGATGGACGACACCGTCGCCGTCGGCGACGGGGCAAACGACCTGCCGATGCTCGAAGTCGCCGGACTGTCGGTCGGGTTCGACCCGAAACCGGCCGTGGGGCCGTCCTGTGACGTGAGCGTCCTCTCGATGTCGGAGCTCCACGGCGTCCTCGAAGCCGAGAGCGTGCTGTAG